In Mytilus edulis chromosome 4, xbMytEdul2.2, whole genome shotgun sequence, the following proteins share a genomic window:
- the LOC139521429 gene encoding serine-rich adhesin for platelets-like, giving the protein MGSDNFRQVGTFDFTEGIGTSVSGTASSFSCSNQSVSDKGFSKESVVTKRSEHSDSEGCFGGGKSSFSSRVLFPAVLGTQEERENETGSRSFCSQSVSGGPTFQNGDQQVYQVDNSFRNLDNLSRFDGRLFSHPYFSQVSSFPETGVGRQGLQFQGYAFWPGYCTPSFYQDFSDGGVVSSYSGSSHSFLPRRFSHQESLPFSFGGTHQFVYPFTPETGFFDFMGKIRDNSQSEFQFPGRTFSDRFGSSASSRREGSQGMSVSQCSDSVFICPSSSIASAGGFLDFDHGRHSTRTSTHSSNPVVSDGVLASNFSVVGGTCSHPSSVVTSSSMVASGKTSSEGSFVGSSRPQPNFVHRCESDGLGSLSGGQDSIRSLVRCSVGGTHQSSRDESCVSFSPSVSGCDSGSVTTGCHGQLHSSGLSSESRRDPFLFSVSSEQGNSSSVSQSQYFSVSETCSRQSKSSGGCSLPFPCSSEHRMGNSSISVSGDHSSLGSSSYRSFCHQSESQIGDLRFSHSRRESLGSRCYDPILEGNVQLHVPSFSSSSKDLAQDSEGSLQDHSYCSGLVKTVLVPRTTTSVLCEAPLFASKRGSTVSIQRKKTASRSGESPSARLVVVRDSLRKGGFSEGATKRISGSVRQSTGAVYDSKWSIFCTWCLSKQINPLSVTVQQLADFFLYLFEEKGYSPSTIKGYRSAIARTISLSGGSDFGDNEFLSLLIKNFCLNRPRQRRLVPSWDLGLVLKVLQFSPFEPFHSASFKFLSYKCCFLIALATGRRRSEIHALSISESCLRFASDKSSVTLLTDPSFLAKNQLPDKGSGIITIPALPPTSDNQVLCPVRALLVYLASSAKLRSAGSSRLFIPIKKGISDISAKTISTWICNTVILAYKSASSEVLVKHQVKAHEVRALASSWNIFNSSSMSEIMSAGFWRSDSAFYNHYLRSMPLHCDNLYSLGPLVAAQQVVFSSS; this is encoded by the coding sequence ATGGGCTCTGATAACTTCAGACAAGTGGGTACTTTCGATTTTACGGAGGGGATTGGAACTTCAGTTTCTGGAACAGCCTCCTCTTTCTCCTGTTCCAATCAATCTGTCAGTGACAAAGGATTCTCAAAAGAATCAGTTGTTACAAAACGAAGTGAACATTCTGATTCAGAAGGGTGTTTTGGAGGAGGTAAATCCTCCTTTTCATCTAGGGTTTTATTCCCGGCTGTTCTTGGTACCCAAGAAGAACGGGAAAATGAGACCGGTTCTAGATCTTTCTGTTCTCAATCAGTATCTGGTGGTCCCACATTTCAAAATGGAGACCAACAGGTCTATCAGGTCGACAATTCATTTAGGAACTTGGACAACCTCTCTAGATTTGATGGACGCCTATTTTCACATCCCTATTTCTCACAAGTTTCGTCATTTCCTGAGACTGGTGTGGGCAGACAAGGTTTACAGTTTCAAGGCTATGCCTTTTGGCCTGGCTATTGCACCCCTAGTTTTTACCAGGATTTTTCAGACGGTGGTGTCGTATCTTCATACTCGGGCAGTTCTCATTCATTCCTACCTAGACGATTCTCTCATCAAGAATCATTGCCGTTCTCTTTTGGAGGAACACACCAATTTGTCTATCCTTTTACTCCTGAGACTGGGTTTTTTGATTTCATGGGAAAAATCAGAGATAATTCCCAGTCAGAGTTTCAATTTCCTGGGAGAACATTTTCGGACAGATTTGGGTCTAGTGCTTCCTCCAGAAGAGAAGGTAGTCAAGGTATGTCAGTTAGTCAATGCTCTGACTCAGTTTTCATCTGTCCCAGCTCGTCAATTGCTTCAGCTGGTGGGTTTCTTGATTTCGATCATGGACGTCATTCCACTAGGACGTCTACACATTCGTCCAATCCAGTGGTATCTGATGGAGTTTTGGCATCCAATTTCTCAGTTGTGGGAGGCACCTGTTCCCATCCTTCCTCGGTTGTTACCTCATCTTCAATGGTGGCTTCAGGAAAAACATCTTCGGAAGGGAGTTTTGTTGGATCCTCCAGACCCCAGCCTAACTTTGTTCACAGATGCGAGTCTGATGGGTTGGGGAGCTTATCTGGAGGGCAGGACAGCATCAGGTCTTTGGTCAGGTGCTCAGTTGGAGGAACACATCAATCTTCTAGAGATGAGAGCTGTGTTTCTTTCTCTCCGTCAGTTTCAGGCTGTGATTCAGGGTCAGTCACTACTGGTTGCCACGGACAACTCCACAGTAGTGGCTTATCTTCAGAATCAAGGAGGGACCCATTCCTTTTCTCTGTATCATCTGAGCAAGGAAATTCTTCTTCTGTGTCACAGTCTCAATATTTTTCTGTCAGTGAGACATGTTCCAGGCAGTCAAAATCTTCTGGCGGATGCTCTCTCCCGTTCCCGTGTTCCAGTGAACACAGAATGGGAAATTCATCCATCAGTGTTTCAGGAGATCATTCTTCGTTGGGATCGTCCTCATATAGATCTTTTTGCCACCAGTCTGAATCACAAATTGGAGACTTACGTTTCTCCCATTCCAGACGAGAAAGCTTGGGCAGTAGATGCTATGACCCTATCTTGGAAGGGAATGTTCAGTTACATGTTCCCTCCTTTTCGTCTTCTTCCAAAGATCTTGCACAAGATTCAGAGGGATCTTTGCAAGACCATTCTTATTGCTCCGGCTTGGTCAAGACAGTCTTGGTTCCCAGAACTACTACTTCTGTGTTGTGCGAAGCCCCTTTATTTGCCTCTAAGAGAGGATCTACTGTCTCAATTCAAAGGAAGAAAACTGCATCAAGGTCTGGAGAATCTCCATCTGCACGCTTGGTTGTTGTCAGGGATTCCCTCAGAAAGGGAGGCTTTTCTGAGGGAGCAACCAAGCGTATCTCAGGATCAGTCAGACAATCTACAGGAGCAGTTTATGACTCCAAATGGTCTATCTTCTGTACTTGGTGTCTGTCGAAGCAGATTAATCCACTCTCTGTCACTGTACAACAGTTAGCGGATTTCTTCCTTTACCTTTTTGAGGAGAAAGGTTATTCTCCTTCTACTATAAAGGGATATAGATCTGCCATAGCCAGAACAATATCACTTTCAGGAGGCTCTGATTTTGGGGATAATGAGTTTTTGTCCTTATTGATAAAAAACTTTTGCCTTAATAGACCTCGTCAAAGGCGTTTGGTTCCTTCTTGGGACTTAGGTTTAGTTTTGAAGGTTCTTCAGTTTTCACCTTTTGAACCTTTTCATTCAGCCTCCTTCAAATTTTTATCTTATAAATGTTGTTTTCTGATAGCTTTGGCTACTGGTCGCAGAAGGAGTGAGATTCATGCTCTGTCAATTTCTGAGTCTTGTCTCCGCTTTGCATCTGATAAGTCTTCAGTTACTCTTCTCACTGATCCATCTTTTTTAGCAAAGAACCAGTTACCTGATAAAGGTTCTGGTATTATTACTATTCCTGCTTTACCTCCCACATCGGATAATCAGGTTTTGTGTCCAGTGAGAGCCTTGCTTGTTTACCTAGCTTCTTCAGCGAAATTAAGATCTGCTGGTTCTTCTAGGTTGTTTATTCCTATTAAAAAAGGAATTTCTGACATTTCTGCCAAAACCATTTCTACTTGGATTTGCAATACTGTCATTTTGGCCTATAAATCTGCTTCTTCTGAAGTTTTAGTTAAACATCAAGTTAAAGCACATGAAGTAAGAGCCTTAGCCTCTTCTTGGAACATTTTTAATTCCTCCTCTATGTCGGAAATCATGTCAGCTGGTTTTTGGAGGTCTGATAGTGCCTTTTATAACCATTATTTACGGTCCATGCCTCTTCATTGT